The following are encoded in a window of Oncorhynchus mykiss isolate Arlee chromosome 11, USDA_OmykA_1.1, whole genome shotgun sequence genomic DNA:
- the si:dkey-118j18.2 gene encoding uncharacterized protein si:dkey-118j18.2 produces the protein MELYWYIVVIVFIIIKIFFYVCWYRSRQRQLAAYLNNPRNAQIVIVGGRAYLHQTCERPNTSIWPSWYGVQDEESVGEPSTSLPPAASFSHMDMPPPYEAVSGADDLKPPPYSEVAQSDAMDTSRPSHHALLPPPLSEGGDSASIISEAPPPYTPQPQPA, from the exons AGTGGTCATCGTATTCATCATCATCAAGATCTTCTTCTACGTGTGCTGGTACCGCTCACGTCAGAGACAGCTGGCAGCGTACCTCAACAACCCTCGTAATGCCCAGATAGTCATCGTGGGAGGGAGGGCCTATCTGCATCAAACGTGTGAGAGACCGAAT aCGTCTATCTGGCCCAGTTGGTATGGGGTTCAGGATGAGGAGTCAGTGGGCGagccttccacctctctccccccggCAGCATCCTTCTCTCACATGGACATGCCTCCACCATATGAAGCCGTCTCTGGAG CTGATGACCTGAAACCTCCTCCGTATAGCGAGGTTGCCCAGAGCGACGCCATGGACACTTCTCGCCCCTCCCACCAcgcccttctccctccccctctctctgaggGTGGAGACTCTGCTAGCATCATCAGCGAAGCCCCACCTCCATACACCCCCCAGCCCCAACCGGCATGA